Sequence from the Molothrus ater isolate BHLD 08-10-18 breed brown headed cowbird chromosome 13, BPBGC_Mater_1.1, whole genome shotgun sequence genome:
taaaggagctccaggagagctggagagggactctgAACaaggcctggagtgacaggacaagaggaaatgagtttccactgccagagggcagggacagatgggatattgggaagaaattcttccctgtgagagtgatgaggccctggcacaggtttcccagagcagctgtggctcccccacctctggaagtgtccaaggccagtggatgaggcttggagcaacctgggatagcagcaggtgctcctgcccatggcagggggtggaatgagctGGGCTTTTAcaagtcccttccagcccaagccattCTGATTGGTTTGattctgttttgcccatgagGCACCTGCTGAGTGgtctctccctgcccttttgtttgttttctcccagcTGAGGGGATGGTtcagcagctttggtgggcacctggtgccagcagcagctcccactctTACATGGCTCTACCACTTCCCACTGAGCCTTGGGGGCATCCTGCCTCATTAACTGCTCAAGGACCATTTCCTTCAGCACTTCCAAGGATTCCTCACTCCACCCTTCTGacctcctccttctccaagAACTCCCTGACGTCCGGGTCCTGCAGCATGGTTGGATGGCTGACCACCCTCCGTAGGTACCTGTGGGAGGAACAACTCCAGGAGTTACTCTGGCTGTAGCAAATCCAGCTTTTGATTTTAAATCTGTCCATCACAGCTTGGTATTTACTCCAGAACAGCAGTTTGGGGGCTGGAAATCAGAGCCAACAACTGTTCTAATTCACCCAGCAGTTCTCCTGTCTCCCTGGGGAATTTGGTGGTGCCACCATGAAGAGCAGACCTCTCTGAGGTCCCTCACTCAGTCCAGGGACAGCTGATGGGGTCATACCTCTCTAGAGCAGCCCGACGTTTTTCTAGGAACTCTGCAGAGGAGGAATCTTCTTTCCCAACTTTCACTTTGGTCATGCCTAGCACAGAGGGAAGATGTGATTAATGAGCTGCTCCAAACTCTACACACAAGGTAAAGTGGTTTATTACAAGGTAAAGTGGTTTATTACAGACTACCAGGGTGACAGTGGAGGAGAGGAATCTTACAACAGGAATGAGACTTTGGAAATTTGAAATCTGCTCGTACCCAAGGAACTGACATGCAGGAAAGAGGCAAAGCAATGGGCTGAACTCAAGTGAACAGCAATTCAGTGACATCATGGAGGTTTTACTCTTCACCAAGCAGGTGGGGAGGCACCTGTGAACTCCATCAAGGATTTAAGTCCAGAGCTCCAAGTATGGAGCCAGAGCTTTGTCTGTGCCACGGAACCCAGATTAATTTCCCTGTCTACTCTGCATCTTCCCTGTCAGCTCTGAGACTGCTGCAGGCCAGTCCTtgggcacagagctccagcagaagggctcagggagctgtggagtGGCAGCCCTGGTGCAGTGCAGCTCCTGACTCACCGATGAGGCTCTTCTCAGGCGGCGGAGGGACGATGAAGCCGTTCTGGGCGTGCTTCTCCGACAGCTTCTCATAGAGCCCCAGGAAGTCACTGAACCTCCTTTTCACTGAGAACTGCTTGCTCCTGAACATGGGCATGCTGGTCTGGGGAACACATGGCACTTGGGTCACACTCCCCCAGGaaagcctggccctgctggcacctctGGGGTGAAGTGAgacagcaccagctctgcaaGATGTGAGCAGTGAGCAGAGCTCACTTTGGCCCATTCCAAAGGgtttccattctttctctcccaggTTTTCCATTGTTTCTCTCCCAACTGGGTTctccctggagccagcagcagaatTAATGGCATTAAATAACAAACAGCTGTGGGCTGCTTAGTAAGCCCTGCCCACTGGCTAATCCCATCATCCCTGCTCcacacaggaacagggacacacCCCTCAGGCCACCTAAAGACTACAGGGCCCACCAGTGCTTTGGACTGAGTTTGCAGAGCAGGAATTAAGGATAACAAAGCCTCTTGTCTCTTCTTCAGACCACAGGTTGCCTGTAGTCCAGCAGCCACGgtacaggcagctgcagcaactttccagagcccagagccagaCTCCAAAGCAttccagcagctgcatttctcaTGGAAACTGAGGGGAATAGGTGCTGATGTGAATGCAactacagcagcagctctgcagagagtgCTGAGCTCAGGTCAGCTCAATCTGAtgctgcccctggcacagaaccttcagcagcagccccgggctcAGGGACTCTCCCAATGGAtgtcattcctgctgctccctccagtGCTGAGCATCCCTCTCAGCCAAGGCTGCAAAGAGGGAACTGGCTGTGAAAATAAAGCCAGTCTCCTTTCAAACAGATTCCAACCCTATTCCTCTGCTGGGCTCATCCTTTGTGGACTATAACTCCTGAATCCACAGAACAAGGCATTCAGGCCTCCTGTTTATTTAGGTCACTGCTGGCTTGGCTGAGGACACACAGTCCAGCTGCCTTTAAGCatggaaaaataatggaaaatcaGACACAGAGGGGTTAGACATACCTGTGTTGACACTTTGTAGGCTACGTAGGCATTCATGCCATCCCctaaggaaaacagaaaggaggTGTTGGGATCACAGCATCAGCACTTTCCACTATTCCCCGAACACAAAGCACAAGGCTCCTGACCTTTTCCTGCCTCAGTGATCCTGATTTTGGGTCTGATGGAGCCCTGGATCTTCCTGCAAACCCAGAGGCAGCATCCTGCTGCATGGCCCTGgactcctgcccagcagccactTCCCAACCTGCTTCTGCCTCCCCACACTTCCTATGGGAGCCAGCACTGACAATTGGGCACTTGTTGggccagcagcctctgggctggctccacACATCTGCTCACACCCCAACAAttcaggggctgtggggcacaTGAAACAGTCCATTCACGGGATGCAAGTcagcctggatggggctggatCCTGGAACACCCCAGGCAGTTTGCTCCAGCTCACACAGAAATCCCCTTGTTCACCTGGCAGTTCATCTGAAGGGCATCTCCTCTGAGCTCCAGTGCTACCCTTAAGATACATCTGATTTacacctcccagctccagggatcACAAGCCATGCAGTGGGAACACTcgtggggctgctctgctgcctgggatctGATGTCCCCTTGGGTTTTCTGCACTCCAGGAACTTCCACATGGCTGCTCGTGACTCTCTGACCCCTCTTTCAATAGACAGAAACCCTCTTGCTTCTCATTTTGAAGCCAGAGTTGTTTCCCTGGCAAGCCCAACTTCCAGGGAATGTGCCAGAGCATGGAACAATGCACTCAGTATCAGGTTAAGGGAATTTTGCTTACCCCATGGCAGCTCcacacagggcagtgctgcctggaggTCATGCCAAGTTGGTCACCACAGTGCCAGGCACCAAGAATCCCAAAAACCTGGCTCTGGGCTTTCCAGAacctgcctgtgcctggctcATTCTCATCCTGGGCTTTGTGCAGCATCATTTCTTTAAGATGCCAGAGGAAGCCTTGGAAATGTTATTCAAGGCTCAGGTTTGTGCTTAGAGAgagcccaggggcaggagctgcagggcccagcctgactcccccagccctttccccaTGCAGAATTGTAACTCACCAACTTTCTCCGGGTCACTCACTCCCACAGTCAGGTCAAATttgtcctcctgctcctcctcctccagctgtttGGAGaaagcacagagggacaggaaaCCAGGGTTTAACCCACCCCATCACGGTGAGCTTGTCCCCTGCAGTCTGGCCAGGTCTGTCCTATaatcccttccagctcctccttgtTGTGTCCAGGCAAGGATCCCAAACTGGGTTTGTTGTTCCTACCCCACTCTCTGCCCAGACTGATGCACAAACTGCTCAGCCCCAAGAAGAAACTGCAGAGCTCCCATTCACAGCTGGGAGCCTCAGGACCAGATCCAGCACTGTGACAGCTCTGGAAGGAATCTGGACCTCCACAAGAGCAGGAATGCCaccaggctgagctgagccccacCGCAGTGGTAGCAGTCCCACTCTGATGGCCTGAGACACAAATCAGGGCATTCAATAAGGCAATTACATATTAATTACATAATTAAAGACTCATGTTTACAACTGAGAACACAGAGAGGTTCCTGCCAAAGACAGTTTGGAATTCTCACCTCCTCATAGCTCTTTGAAAGGTTTCTAGAAGAACTTGCTGCTACATCTAATGAGGGCAAAGGACTGGAGGGTTTGGCTACCTCCTTCTTCTGGTTGTTCTGAGTGTTGTCAAGGGACAGCTCCACAGTGGCATCTGTCAAAAGAAGTTTGCAAGGATCAGCCTCTCTCTCGGGGTTTCTGGAAAGGCAATTGCAATATTCTCTCATTTGTGGGATCCAGGAAGTAACAACAGCCTTAATGAGCAAAGAAATCCATGGGGAGGAACCCCTGTAAGCACTGGGAAGAGCCCAACAAAGCATTGTCACTGCAGTAAGAGCATTTGATCACTCCTGCTGGAGAGCACCATGTCAATCCAAGGAAGTTCTTATTCCAGAAGGAGCCAGGCATCACCTCTCACTGATCACCTCCTTGCTTGGGGAGCTGCACCCTGGAGCAGCTAAAGCCAAGGCAGATTGTACCTGGGAGGAAGGCTCCTTCCCAGGCCACCTCTCCACCTGGAAGATGTAAAAACTTCCACCTCTTAGCAGAATTATCCACAACTGACTCTCAGCCCAgcatgccagggctggggaatgtCTGGctctccccattttcccctgctgaGGGGGTTTGTGTTTCCTGTTCCTTGGGAACAGCCAGGTCCCTACTAGAGGTGCTTCTTCCACTGGCTTGGAGCCAGGAGAAGGTGGAGAAGGAAAACCCTTTAACTCTGAGGAGACACTCACCACCTCAGGGCTTAAGGcaacaaaaatctcattttaatcCTCTTCAGCTCCCAAACAGTTTCTCCTGTGGCAGGATTATCCTAGAGacctggcaggggctgctccaacCTTCCTGAACACAACACCAGAGCAAACTCAAATATGTGTTTGAGGTAAGGACTTATGATCTACTTTTGGTTATGGGTATTTCAGGACTATCACTCCAGGCCTGGGGCTGAGAGAGGCCCAGCACACCCAGACTCACCTGCAAACAGGTCCTGGTCATCCTGCTCCACATGAACTCCGTTCTCTTtggaggagctgctcacagggaGAGGAGGTTCCTCTTTCAGGGCCGGGGAGTTGCTCTGTGGGAGGATTAAAAGGTCAAAGACAGGTCACTACAgtgagggatggaggagcaAACATGTCACCCTCCTTGTCCACCACCCCGTGCCCTTCAGCGTCCCCCCCTTCTGCCACTTTTAAGGACAGCACACCAAAGTGTCACACCAAACTCTGGAGCCACTTTCCACCCAGAAAGGACcatcctggctgctgggagcaggcttggggacaaggggacagccCACATGAGAGCTTTTATGCCAACCAGTCCTCCCCACCAGaagacagagctgctccaacATTCCTGTTACAGATGCCTGCACCCCACACCATCCCTCCTTTTGCAGGCAGGCAGATATCCCAAGGAAGAAGGGGACAGCAAGTGCTGCTCTGTAGGTCCCAGCAGAGAACAGAACAGGTCTTTGATGGGCATTAAATGGAGTCTCTAATAGAGgctccaaagcagcagctccttggcacTCTCTCCAGCAAGGCAGTGCCATGGGATCACGTTGCTCCTGAAGGAGTGAagctgtgctgaggcagctTCTCTTTAAGGtggtaaaaacaaaacagccaCCAAAACACTCACTTGATGGCAAGAGCTCCTGTATTTTAAGATGTTTTCCTAGAGGAGGGACTGCTCCCAGCTTAGATCACAGCAGTTAAAGGCAGGAGCTATGTGTGTTAGTGATGGAGATTGGGAGCAGAGACCTCCATGCCCAACATCCCCCAGGCTCCTTCAGACTGGTGTCCAAGCCAACAAGAGGACTGGTGCCAGTGGTGCCCTATGAGGAAAGGgctcacacagctcctctgctcccccaggAAATATTCAGGCTCATAAAGAAGCCCACTGTGCATGGACAAAGTGGTTTTCTACTGCAACTGCTTCCCAGTTTGCCTTAAATTTAGTTCCTCAGTTCCTTTAGTTCCTCAGACATGAAAGCACCACGCCCTGCTCCTActtctccatctgctgctgcagaggagctgtggcctgCTGAGATCAGCCCATACAGGACACTAGCCACGTCTGGGGTGGGTTCAGCATCCCCCAAcatccccctgtgccagcctgacCCTCACCACAGGGAAACACAACTCCTGGGGAAGAGCTGATCCTTGGAGGCAGCCCTAGAAAGGGCTGTGCTCGCACAGGGATCCATCCTCTGCCAACAGACAGGTGAGgtccagctctgcttctgctcAGGTCTGACCCAAACTCTGCCCTGCTGgttcccaggggctgctgagcctcctgaacacagcagccaggcagatctgcctcccctgctccccacaaaGTGTTTTCCTAACGTTCAAGGGCACAGACAAGCAAAGGCACCAGGTCACAAGAACAACCCTGTGCTAGTTACAACGGTGGCTTCCACAAACACCTGATaagctgctggggctcagcagcctcccctcccagcacaggaacgTGTGATTCCCATGAAATCCCATGGCACTCTGCGCTCACCCCTCTTGGTGGGCCACAGACCATCCAGCCACCTCCTGCATCCTCCAGTTCCCCACCAAAGGAAGCTCCTGGGAAGTTCCAGACCATCTCCCTGACGTGGTGCCTGCCAGAGGTACCAGCACCTTCCTCTTGCAAGGCCCAGGGCTGGACTTTCCTAGGTTTCCAAAcaaacccagctgctgctttgcccaGAGCAGTGTGAGTTCCACCCTCACAAGGTCACAGTCTATCCACATTGCCCCAAatctccctttttccctgctgcaaagcacaagcacagctcacagagagcaggcaggagctgccccagagcagggcagacacagctctggCTTTGTGGCAGGAGAAGCTTGGCCAGACCATTCCCAGCAGGTTCATTTGGTCATGGCCACAATCTCCTGCTCGAGGCCTCCCTAGTCTGGAAAACTGCAGAACATTCCTGGAGAACTTCCTGCCACAGACACCAactcctcctgtgcctgcagctggatcTGGCAGGCTGGAAAAAGCCTGGGTGAGGTGGGCAGAGgttcccagagctcagggaatCACCCCCAGAGCATTGCAGCCTCCAGGAAGGGCTTCTGTGGCCTCTCTAGCTGAGATCCTTGCTCCATGAAGATGCTGATCCCAAGGACCAGTGGCTGACTGGGGAAATTCAGCTTGGGAAAGCACCAGTCAGTCTGAactcccctcctgcctgctggtCCCTGCCTGGAGCAAACCTGGGAAATGCCAGCAGGAGTCAATGCCAGCAGGAGCCTTCAGCAACCTGGATTTGCTGCACAGGAGACTgctggaaagaaggaaagctGCTGACCCCCTTCACACCTCCACCTTCAGCACAGatttgtgcagcagctcctggtttgATGAACCAGTACCACCAAAGGCTCCaaaatcctcctgcagcccagcatggAGCCCTGGTGAGCAGGGGACACTGGATGCCCCCTGTGACCTCACCACCCTCAATCTCAGACTGAAGGCACCATGGCAGCACTCTGTGGATGTGGAGGGGAGCAGAGTTGATGATGCTGTGGAGGCAGATGGAGCCTTTTCCCCCAGGGAAGCCTCACAGTGAAGAGGCTGAGCTGCGGCTGCCCCTGAGGGACCTTGAAGCCCACCTCgtcccagcagctgccatgggtacaacaccttccaccagagcaggctgctccgAGCTCCACCCACCCCGGCCCTGGGCAGGAGTTGTGCAggatgggagagggaagagCCCGGGCACACGGGAGCGGCCGAGCCCAAACCTTCCCTCGGTCCCGCAGCCACGGGAGCGCTGCGAGCCCCGCCCGGGCTCCCCCTGAGGCGACACGACACCAGAGGCATCGCCCTCCCGCTTTACTcgggggatttggggctgttcCGCACAATTTTCACCAAGCCCGGAAGATGCCCCGGGCAACTCCTCGCAacgggcccggccccgcagcgccCCCGGGGCGGTGCGCCGCCCGCGGCCGCACTCACGCTGCCGGTGAAGATGTCCTCGCCCTCCGAGTCGCTGTCGGGGACGCCCAGCCCGCGGTGTTCGGGGAagggcggcgggcggcgctcGGCCGGGGAGGGCGAGCGGGACCCACGGCTGCCGCCCGACGCCATCGCCGCCGCTTccgcccgcgcccgccccgccggaAGCGCCCGCCACGCCTCAacccgcggggcggggcctCGGCTGCGGGAGGGCTGCGGATTGGGCAGcgtccccgcccgccccgcccccgccggcaGCAACAACCAATAGGCGCTGCCGCTGGCAGGCGGCGCGTCGTCACCATGGAAACGGGGGTGGCGGCCGTACCATTGTGGCGGCGGAGGGAGGAGGAGCGCGGGGAGCTCGGAGCGCCGTGTCCCCGCAGCGCCCCGGCTGAGGAACCGCGCCACCCCGACACTGATCCCGTGTCCTCTCAGAGCCCGGGGAGTGCTCCCGTATCGCCCAGAACAcgccaggctgagcccctccccccaacaaAAACATCGCAGGATGAGCCCTGTGCCTTGAATTAGCCCCATAACCTAGAGATGTCCCAGCATGAACCCCATACAAAGTCCAGGACATCCCAGAATGAGCCCTATACCACTCCAGATGTCGCAGGATGAGCCATCGACCTTGAAGATGTCCCAGGATGAGCCATATTCGCACCAGGCTGTTCCAGGATAAGTCCCAGAACCTGACGCTGGCACAGCATGAGCCCCATATATTCACCAAGACATCCCAGGATGAGCCCTAAACCACTTAAGTTATCCCAGGATGAGTCACATACTCACCATGATTTTGCAGGATGAGCCTCAGACCTTAAAAATGCCCAGAATGCACCCTACACCCCACTGAGACATCCCTGGATGAGACCCATACCCCTTAAAGCACCTCAAGGTAAGTTGTACACCACCAAAAACATCCCAGGATAAGCCTCATTCCCTGGAGGTAGGCCAGAATGAGCCCTATAAGACCCCAGAACAGCCCAGGATAAGCCTCATACCCTGAAGATGCCCCAGGCTGAAGCCCATACACCTACCAAAACATCCCAGGATGAGCTCCATAACCTCAAGACATCCCAGGATTAACCCCATACTGGCACAAGACATCTCCAGATAACCCCCAAGACATCCCAGGATGAGACACACACCTTGAAGATGCTTCAGGATTAACTGCATACAAGACAGCCCTGGATGAGCTCCACACACCCCAAAACATTCCAGGATGAGCCCCACACACCCTGTTCCCCCCGAGGACAGTGACAGCCCATGGTCATGGGTCACCACCGTCCTGTGGGGCCAACAATGCTCTCAGGAGAGCACcaagaggagctgggcaggtgaGAAACCCTAaacttccagcagctctggattAAGAGAGAGCATCCAGATGCAGCTGAGTGATCTGGGGGTCCCTGACCTGCAAGACACCCCTGGGTGCTACCCCATGGAGAGGGTCTGTTCCTGCAGGTGGGAAGCACTGGGTACAATGGCAGAGAAACAGAGAtgggttttgcttcttttccctcAGCTTTCTCCTGTaatggagcagcaaaatccagcagagaTCTCCAGCCTTCCATGCTAGAGAACTTGGTGTAGCACACATTTGCAGCCAGGTCACATCCTTCATCCACACTGGCACTCAGGCAAGGAGCAAACACAAAACAGAACACAGCTTATCTTTATCTGAAGGACTTGCCAGTGTCCTCCCCAGTTCCTGCTATCAATGAGCAGCTGCTAATTCCCTCCTGCCTGAAATTCTCCCTGGGATTTGTAGCAGCAAGGTCTGTTCTTTCACTGGCAGGTGAGACCCCACACTGGAATTCTCCCCACATTGCCTCAGTGGGGCTGGAATGAGGGGCTCACCCCATGGAGAACCTGCCAGTGTCACTCTTCTGAAGAGGATGGCTAGGAATGAACACAGCTGTCTCAGAAAACCCCCTAAGGATAAAGCATGAGGAGCATGTACATCCTTTAGGATGAGCAGGAGAGGCAGTAGGAGAAGATACAGCTGCCAGGAGGATTGGGAGGTCCTGCCAGTGGACTTTGCACTCTCTGAAGGAGAAGAAACTGAGCTACCTTGATGAGCAGTGGAGATAAATCCCACCCAAGCCCCCACAGCCTTATTCTCTGTAAATTCTCCCTTTGGCCCCTAAAGGATGCCCTTTTAAAGGAATAGGGTTATCCACTCAGGGTTAGAGCTTGGGCAGTCTGAGGATGAGACAACTTTCTGCTGCAAACCTCTTCTGAGTATACACCAGGCTTTGGGTGTCAGGTTTAGACCTCTAGGTGGGTGGAGGTGgcccagtcccagctctcccacagGATTAGGGAAATCCCACCATAAAACCAGGCAGGAGCTACCAAGATTCTCACAGTGGAGCAGACATTGCACACACTCAGCCTCAGAGACAAAAGTGAGGATCagcttgggggggggggggggggggggggggcgggggtcAGAATTGCTTAGGAAGATGCCTCAGGGTACTTCCAACTGGAAGACTTCAGACTAAACAGCCTTTGGGAGCTCATCAGAGACAAGAGGTGCTTTATTACCCACCCACATATGTTTAACACCTGCCCACATGTGCACCAATTTCTATCTCCCTATCAGGACAAGCTCTGACTCACCTTCCCCACCACATCTCTTCTTTTCCAGCCCATTCAACTCCctgtgtgctcaggtgtgtgaTCTGATCCCCTCTCCAAGcactcctttctcctcctcaatcctctgagcatcccctcccttctccttgcCTTTTGCCAGATCCCTGTCCCAGGCCAGGGttctccctgcccagcaatGGCCACAGGACCACTGTCCATCCAACATAAGCTGCCTCAGGAGCCAGAGGAGCTCATTcattacctttttattttatttcaagcaCTGTACAGAATGTGCCATAGACAAAATCccccccaggtgctcccagcgcccctgtgccctgcctcgGCCCCTGCCATGACCCAGCACCCACCACTGCCAGGGGGGAGGCCAAAATAAGTTACACCCACCCACCCCCGTGCTCCGGGGCATCGGGACAGGGTGGCATCACATCGGTGCCATCCCTGCCGCTGCCCGTGTCACCCAGAGTGCCCTGCACCAGGGTAAGCGTTCGCTTCCAAAGCCGCGGCGGCATCGGGCCCTGCCCATTCCCGGCACCGCCGGCTACAGACCCCACCCCCAGCTGCCGGGGCTCAGCAGAGCATGTCAGCCTCGGTGGGCAGCGGGGAGCACCTGCAGGGAAAGGATGAGCTTGGTGTCAGGGTGCTGATCTGCCccaaagaaacagcagcaaaggcaccaggatcagctcagcccagcagatCTCTGGAGATAATTCCGAGGGGGGATGGAAGCAGTGAgcccccagtgctggctgctcctAGGGGATGCCCAGGAGGGCCATTCCAGCAGTACTCACTCGGCCATCTTGGCTGCCAGGTGGTAAACAGTCTGCTTGTCCAGGTAGCGGCAGAAGAGCAGGACAAGGTTGCTGGGCAAGAAGAGAGGCTCTGCCAGCGAGGCTGTGGGCAGGCGTGACAGCTCCTGGGACATCAGGTACACCGTGTCCgtcctggggacaccagcaCAGGGGGTGAGCACCCCAGGGAGCAGTGACAAACCCCACCCCCAGCTCACCCCGTCCCTCACCAGGCCTCGAAGTCCCCTCTGCACGGCTTCAGTGGCGCGTGTGAGGACAGCAGCCTCTCTCCGTGGCTCAGCAGGGAGTAGAGCAAGGAGATGCCAAACTGCAGGAGAGCACCAGGAgtgtcacagccagcagcagtggcacccCAGGGACACAGTCAGGCTCAGGGCCAAGTACCTGGTTCTTCAAGGCCATGGTGAGGGGGAGCTCCGAAGACTCGGGCAGAGGCCGGGTGAGCTCCTGCAGGACCTCGATGAGTTTGCTGAAGGTCATCTCACCCACCACCTCATTCAAGGGGCTGTAGAGCAGGGGGAGAgactgggcagggcagaggggagagcaggaatCTGAGATCCTTGGACCTGTCACAGCCACACCCCCATCCCAGCACTTGGAGGGGAGGGTCACTACCAGCAGGACTGCTGGTGGCTGACTCCTGGACACCTTCTCCTCCCCATGGATGGGAAGGGGCTCCTCTTTCTTGCTAACCCCACAAGGCAGGCCCCCCTCATTGCCCAGGGCACCACCCCCAGCAAGaacagaagaggaaggagacagCCCAGgtcatccctgccctggctggaggTGCTTGCCTCATCCAGCATGTCCTTCTTCATGAGGAAGGGCAGGTGGTAGGTGATTGCCAGCAGGATCTTCTCCCTTTGCTCTCCAATCAGGTGGGGCAGCAGCCGGGCCACGAGCTTCTTGCCCTTCCGCACACACAGCAGTTGCAGGAATTCATCTTCTGCCTCCCTGGGAACAAAGGCTCCATTGGCACAAATCCCAAGGgacctggagcatctctgtccATACAAAAGGACCAGCATCAGCTCCACTGG
This genomic interval carries:
- the SNX1 gene encoding sorting nexin-1; translation: MASGGSRGSRSPSPAERRPPPFPEHRGLGVPDSDSEGEDIFTGSSNSPALKEEPPLPVSSSSKENGVHVEQDDQDLFADATVELSLDNTQNNQKKEVAKPSSPLPSLDVAASSSRNLSKSYEELEEEEQEDKFDLTVGVSDPEKVGDGMNAYVAYKVSTQTSMPMFRSKQFSVKRRFSDFLGLYEKLSEKHAQNGFIVPPPPEKSLIGMTKVKVGKEDSSSAEFLEKRRAALERYLRRVVSHPTMLQDPDVREFLEKEELPRAVGTQTLSGAGIMKMFNKATDAVSKMTIKMNESDMWFEEKLQEVECEDQRLRKLHAVVETLVNHRKELALNTAQFAKSLAMLGSSEDNTALSRALSQLAEVEEKIEQLHHEQANNDFFLLAELLGDYIRLLSVVKGAFDQRMRTWQRWQDAQTMLQKKREMEARLLWANKPDKLQQAKDEISEWESRVTQYERDFERISAVIRKEVIRFEKEKSKDFRNHVTKYLETLLNSQQQLVKYWEAFLPEAKAIS